A stretch of Numida meleagris isolate 19003 breed g44 Domestic line unplaced genomic scaffold, NumMel1.0 unplaced_Scaffold392, whole genome shotgun sequence DNA encodes these proteins:
- the LOC110391508 gene encoding cleavage and polyadenylation specificity factor subunit 1-like → MSPCPLHVPVSFCPPNVPLSPWCPRVRGVLRLLHAERRLLQNAVRNVLDGELLQRFLYLSTMERGELAKKIGTTPDIILEDLLEIDRVTAHF, encoded by the exons atgtccccatgtccccttcaTGTCCCCGTGTCCTTCTGTCCCCCTAATGTCCCGCTGTCCCCTTGGTGTCCCCGTGTGCGCGGGGTGCTCAGGCTGCTGCACGCGGAGCGGCGGCTGCTGCAGAACGCGGTGCGCAACGTCCTGGACGGGGAACTGCTGCAGCGCTTCCTCTACCTCAGCACCATGGAGCGCGGGGAGCTGGCCAAGAAGATCGGCACCACCCCCGACATC ATCCTGGAGGACCTCCTGGAGATCGACCGCGTCACGGCGCACTTCTGA